A region from the Andrena cerasifolii isolate SP2316 chromosome 9, iyAndCera1_principal, whole genome shotgun sequence genome encodes:
- the Chd1 gene encoding chromodomain-helicase-DNA-binding protein 1 isoform X1, with the protein MQVSGRSESGKESGSDSENESKSDSSSSGSNTGSGSGSESDSSSSSGSGSGSGSDSDKSEKSDAPAQSDSFQNKSSNHSTDTKVRLKNESSREWDENPDIYGIRRSGRSRKEPERLATQRESDSDSRKKFKKKSSHNSWNSESSDSESDDIESRRPPPSKSLNRRAAQKAKEKARTRKKQISESSENSSFDSDDNRRQVTRRTGTAVSYKEESEERTDSEDLVEVDEGSTATAEPDNAETIERILAQRVGKKGVTGNVTTIYAVEENGDLNPEDLSNEEVEIQYSIKWKGWSHIHNTWESEESLKAQKVKGLKKLDNFIKREREIQQWRDYAGPEDIDYFECQLELQQDLLKSYNNVERIIAEYNKPDSAHPDYYCKWESLPYAEATWEDGALIVKKWPKEIKEFRDREDSKRTPSKHCKVLKSRPKFHQLKGQPEYMGQGRDLTLRDYQMDGLNWMIHSWCKENSVILADEMGLGKTIQTICFLYYLFHTHQLHGPFLLVVPLSTMTSWQREMSQWAPDMNFVTYLGDVTSRNVIREYEWCYSSKRLKFNAILTTYEIVLKDKAFLGALNWAVLLVDEAHRLKNDDSLLYKALAEFHTNHRLLITGTPLQNSLKELWALLHFIMPTKFNSWEEFEKEHDNAAQKGYSKLHKQLEPFILRRVKKDVEKSLPAKVEQILRVEMTSLQKQYYKWILTKNYNALRKGVKGSTMTFLNIVIELKKCCNHAFLTKPTDCERRDTTEDYLQQIIRGSGKLVLLDKLLVRLRETGHRVLIFSQMVRMLDILGEYLQKRHFPFQRLDGSIKGELRKQALDHFNADGSPDFCFLLSTRAGGLGINLATADTVIIFDSDWNPQNDLQAQARAHRIGQKNQVNIYRLVTKNSVEEEIVERAKQKMVLDHLVIQRMDTTGRTVLDKKSAGTNNNPFNKEDLNAILKFGAEDLFKDEEDGDEEPTCDIDEILRRAETRDEGPSTVGDELLSAFKVASFAAFEEESEPINQPNDNDDESKDWAEIIPENFRKKVEEEEKSKEMEDLYLPPRSRKTLQQINQSGEGRAKKRKKASPDDSDEVDESGSEAEGSDDERPKKRGRPRVTPRENIKSFTDAEIRRFVKSYKKFPAPLKRLDDIAADAELQEKPMSELRFLGDLLRSRCEACLSEFESTAKENKGDEEGKGPGRKRGRGPTFKIGGVMVNAKSFSTAVKELEPLEQALPTESEQRANWHLDIKLKPANFDCDWNSEDDARLLRGIYQHGMGSWEAIKMDNTLKLGDKILPNSKLQLKKINARAEYLLKVLKKQIDTKLGVPKVRKPRKPKEVKTAITKEIIEENDSSGDESGKTKTKVEKLPIKKEEEVVVKKEIKEEVEDVPEEKKKEKKTKKEKKENKKAKKAKQAAGPMHFTANNEPRALDVLGDLDPSIFNECKEKMRPVKKALKALDRPDQSLSEVEQVAHTRQCLVQIGNQINTCLEEYRDPEQIKEWRSNLWYFVSKFTEFDAKKLYKLYKHATKKGGDSNTSATSSPEKKEESSNAKKHTDKTHEKHIDKQQIETSKDSRLQKRRVDDMEENSNSGTPNKKHFSALSAVSSISNTSAVTIGAITITPITSTPNSTSSTTNSVDTPRHKEKESKHKDVKRDRERDRERDRAHTDRSMDRMSGGKDERIRRDSGGYSISGHYSGSRDDDHWLSRDGRDIRDGRFGDHKRDRFDSYGRMSSGYHRDRERERDRGMHMNDKRSDYYRYPSGPPSYGYGPGGYGGGGGGGYPPSDIPPSHFRGRGYPGEGYPSDWRPNKDYRRDYDRRPPPPNANS; encoded by the exons ATGCAGGTGAGTGGTCGG TCTGAGTCTGGTAAGGAATCAGGATCTGATTCTGAAAATGAAAGTAAGAGCGATAGCTCTTCTTCGGGAAGCAATACAGGATCTGGTTCAGGGTCGGAAAG TGACTCTAGCTCGTCGAGTGGTTCCGGGTCTGGATCAGGTTCTGATTCTGACAAATCAGAGAAGTCGGATGCACCTGCACAAAGTGATAGCTTCCAGAACAAAAGTTCAAATCACAGCACAGACACAAAAGTTAGGCTTAAGAATGAGTCTAGTCGCGAATGGGATGAGAATCCCGACATATATGGCATCAGGAGATCCGGGCGTTCTAGGAAAGAGCCCGAAAGGCTTGCGACACAGCGTGAAAGTGATAGCGATAGTCgcaagaaatttaagaaaaaaag TTCACACAACTCGTGGAACTCTGAAAGTTCGGATTCTGAATCCGATGATATTGAAAGCAGGAGACCGCCACCTAGTAAATCACTAAATAGACGTGCAGCACAGAAGGCGAAGGAAAAAGCCAGGACAAGAAAGAAACAGATTTCAGAATCATCTGAAAATTCCTCTTTCGACAGTGATGACAACAGAAG GCAAGTTACTAGAAGAACAGGCACAGCCGTTAGTTATAAAGAGGAGAGCGAAGAAAGAACTGACAGCGAAGATCTGGTGGAAGTTGACGAAGGTAGTACTGCGACCGCAGAACCCGATAATGCGGAAACAATTGAACGAATTTTGGCACAAAGGGTTGGTAAAAAAGGAG TTACGGGGAATGTTACAACGATATATGCCGTCGAAGAAAATGGAGACCTCAACCCAGAAGATTTATCTAATGAAgaagttgaaattcagtattcGATTAAATGGAAAGGATGGTCTCACATACATAATACGTGGGAGTCGGAGGAATCTTTGAAAGCACAAAAAGTAAAAGGATTGAAGAAATTAGATAATTTTATTAAGCGAGAACGAGAGATTCAGCAGTGGAGGGATTACGCTGGCCCTGAGGATATAGACTACTTTGAGTGTCAATTAGAACTGCAGCAGGATCTTCTGAAAAGCTATAATAATGTCGAACGAATCATCGCTGAGTATAATAAGCCTGACTCGGCTCATCCAGATTACTATTGTAAGTGGGAAAGTTTACCGTATGCTGAAGCTACTTGGGAAGATGGAGCATTAATTGTCAAGAAGTGGccaaaagaaataaaagaatttcGCGACAGAGAAGATTCGAAAAGAACGCCTAGTAAACATTGCAAAGTTCTTAAATCGAGACCCAAGTTTCATCAATTAAAAGGTCAACCAGAGTATATGGGGCAGGGACGAGATCTCACCCTTAGAGACTACCAAATGGATGGTTTGAATTGGATGATCCATTCTTGGTGCAAAGAAAATAG CGTTATTTTAGCCGATGAAATGGGTCTTGGTAAAACAATACAGACCATATGCTTCCTTTATTACTTGTTCCATACGCACCAGCTCCACGGGCCATTTTTATTAGTAGTTCCTCTTTCAACAATGACTTCCTGGCAAAGAGAAATGTCACAGTGGGCACCAGACATGAATTTCGTCACGTATTTGGGTGATGTTACTTCCCGTAATGTT ATTAGAGAGTATGAATGGTGTTATAGTTCAAAGAGATTAAAGTTTAATGCCATACTAACGACGTATGAAATAGTACTTAAAGATAAAGCATTTCTGGGTGCCTTAAATTGGGCCGTGTTGTTAGTAGACGAAGCGCACCGATTGAAGAACGACGATTCCCTTTTATACAAAGCGCTCGCCGAATTTCATACAAATCACCGCCTTCTAATAACTGGTACTCCATTACAAAACAGCTTAAAAGAATTATGGGCCTTACTACACTTCATAATGCCTACTAA ATTTAATTCGTGGGAAGAATTCGAGAAGGAGCACGATAACGCGGCTCAAAAGGGATATTCAAAGTTGCACAAACAGCTGGAACCCTTTATCTTACGGCGCGTCAAAAAGGATGTGGAAAAGTCATTGCCCGCTAAGGTTGAACAGATCCTGCGAGTAGAAATGACATCTTTGCAAAAGCAGTACTACAAATGGATATTGACTAAGAATTACAATGCATTACGGAAAGGCGTTAAAGGTTCGACTATGACGTTCCTAAACATTGTTATCGAGTTAAAGAAGTGTTGCAATCACGCCTTCCTCACGAAACCCACTGACTGCGAAAGAAGGGACACCACCGAGGACTATTTGCAACAAATAATTCGCGGCTCTGGCAAATTGGTgcttctcgataaattgttGGTGAGATTGCGTGAAACCGGTCATAGGGTACTAATATTCAGCCAAATGGTCAGAATGTTGGACATTCTCGGTGAATATCTGCAAAAGAGACATTTTCCATTCCAAAGATTAGACGGGAGCATAAAAGGGGAATTACGAAAGCAGGCGTTGGATCATTTTAATGCAGATGGATCGCcagatttttgttttttattatcaaCAAGGGCAGGTGGCCTTGGTATTAATCTGGCCACTGCCGACACAGTTATTATTTTTGACTCGGACTGGAATCCGCAAAACGATTTGCAGGCGCAAGCTAGAGCGCATCGTATTGGGCAAAAGAACCAG GTAAACATTTACCGATTGGTGACGAAAAATTCAGTGGAGGAGGAAATAGTGGAGAGGGCGAAACAGAAAATGGTTCTCGACCATCTTGTAATCCAACGGATGGATACAACTGGTCGAACAGTATTAGACAAGAAAAGTGCAGGGACCAATAATAACCCATTCAATAAAGAGGATCTGAACGCTATTTTAAAATTCGGTGCTGAAGATTTATTTAAGGACGAAGAAGACGGAGACGAGGAGCCAACT TGCGACATTGACGAGATTTTGAGGAGAGCGGAAACGAGAGACGAAGGACCTTCAACAGTGGGAGATGAATTGTTGTCGGCATTTAAAGTAGCTAGTTTCGCTGCCTTCGAGGAAGAATCTGAGCCTATCAATCAACCAAACGACAATGACGACGAAAGTAAAGATTGG GCGGAAATTATCCCagaaaatttcaggaaaaaggtcgaggaggaagaaaagtcgaaagagatggaagacCTGTACTTGCCGCCGAGAAGTCGAAAGACGTTGCAGCAGATTAATCAAAGTGGGGAAG GAAGGGCTAAGAAAAGAAAGAAGGCGTCTCCTGACGATAGCGACGAAGTCGATGAATCTGGAAGCGAAGCTGAAGGGAGCGATGATGAGCGTCCTAAGAAGAGAGGTAGACCGAGGGTGACACCGCGAGAAAATATAAAGAGCTTTACTGATGCAGAA ATACGAAGATTTGTTAAAAGCTATAAGAAATTCCCTGCGCCATTGAAACGGCTGGACGATATCGCGGCGGATGCCGAGTTGCAGGAGAAGCCGATGTCGGAATTACGTTTCTTAGGAGATCTGTTGAGGAGTCGATGCGAAGCTTGTCTGTCTGAGTTCGAGAGTACCGCGAAGGAAAATAAGGGCGACGAAGAGGGCAAGGGCCCTGGTCGTAAAAGAGGCCGAGGTCCTACATTTAAAATCGGTGGTGTTATGGTTAATGCGAAATCTTTCTCCACTGCTGTAAAGGAGCTTGAACCCTTAGAACAAGCTTTGCCAACGGAATCTGAGCAACGGGCCAATTGGCATCTCGACATCAA ATTAAAACCCGCGAACTTTGATTGCGACTGGAACTCCGAGGATGATGCTAGATTATTAAGGGGCATATATCAGCATGGTATGGGCTCATGGGAAGCAATAAAAATGGATAACACTTTAAAGCTTGGTGACAAAATTCTCCCAAATAGTAAGCTCCAATTAAAGAAGATAAACGCTCGCGCCGAATACCTCTTAAAAGTACTGAAGAAACAAATCGATACCAAACTAGGAGTG CCGAAAGTAAGAAAACCAAGGAAACCAAAGGAAGTAAAGACTGCGATTACGAAAGAAATTATAGAGGAAAACGATAGTTCGGGAGACGAAAGTGGTAAAACAAAGACCAAAGTTGAGAAG CTTCCTATAAAGAAAGAAGAGGAGGTTGTTGTGAAGAAGGAAATTAAAGAAGAAGTTGAAGATGTGCccgaagagaagaagaaggagaagaaaactaaaaaggagaaaaaggagaataaaaaGGCTAAAAAGGCCAAACAAGCTGCCGGTCCCATGCATTTCACTGCTAACAATGAACCGAGAGCTCTAGACGTTCTCGGAGATCTCGATCCTTCTATATTTAACGAG TGTAAAGAAAAAATGAGACCAGTAAAGAAGGCGCTCAAAGCTTTAGATAGGCCTGATCAATCTTTGAGCGAGGTAGAGCAAGTCGCCCATACAAGACAGTGTCTTGTTCAAATTGGAAATCAAATTAACACTTGCCTCGAAGAGTACAGGGACCCCGAACAAATAAAAGAATGGAGGAGCAATTTATGGTATTTCGTGTCTAAATTCACAGAGTTCGACGCGAAGAAGCTTTACAAGCTGTACAAGCATGCCACGAAAAAGGGAGGCGACAGCAACACAAGTGCCACGTCGAGTCcagaaaagaaggaggaatcgagtAACGCCAAG aagCATACAGATAAAACTCACGAGAAACATATCGATAAACAACAAATAGAGACTAGTAAAGATAGTAGGTTACAAAAACGTAGGGTGGATGACATGGAAGAGAATTCTAATAGCGGCACACCAAATAAAAAGCATTTCTCGGCACTATCTGCTGTGAGCAGTATCAGTAATACGTCCGCAGTTACTATCGGTGCTATTACAATTACTCCTATCACGTCGACACCAAATTCTACGTCGAGTACCACTAACAGCGTGGATACGCCGCGGCACAAAGAGAAGGAGTCGAAACACAAAGATGTAAAAAGGGACAGGGAGCGTGAcagggagagagacagagcgCACACTGATAGGAGTATGGACAGGATGAGCGGTGGGAAAGATGAGAGGATAAGAAGAGACAGCGGCGGTTACAGCATAAGTGGACATTATAGTGGCAGCAGAGACGACGACCATTGGTTGTCCCGTGATGGAAGAGACATTCGGGATGGAAG ATTCGGAGACCACAAACGTGATCGTTTCGATTCTTACGGGCGTATGTCCAGTGGCTACCACCGAGATAGAGAAAGAGAACGCGATCGCGGCATGCACATGAACGATAAAAGAAG TGACTATTACAGATATCCATCGGGACCACCGAGTTACGGGTACGGTCCAGGCGGTTACGGGggcggtggcggcggtggtTATCCTCCGTCCGATATCCCGCCGAGTCATTTTAGAGGTCGGGGCTATCCAGGGGAGGGTTACCCCAGCGACTGGCGGCCGAACAAAGATTATAGGCGAGATTATGATAGAAGACCTCCTCCGCCAAATGCTAATTCCTAG
- the Chd1 gene encoding chromodomain-helicase-DNA-binding protein 1 isoform X2, producing the protein MQVSGRSESGKESGSDSENESKSDSSSSGSNTGSGSGSESDSSSSSGSGSGSGSDSDKSEKSDAPAQSDSFQNKSSNHSTDTKVRLKNESSREWDENPDIYGIRRSGRSRKEPERLATQRESDSDSRKKFKKKSSHNSWNSESSDSESDDIESRRPPPSKSLNRRAAQKAKEKARTRKKQISESSENSSFDSDDNRRQVTRRTGTAVSYKEESEERTDSEDLVEVDEGSTATAEPDNAETIERILAQRVGKKGVTGNVTTIYAVEENGDLNPEDLSNEEVEIQYSIKWKGWSHIHNTWESEESLKAQKVKGLKKLDNFIKREREIQQWRDYAGPEDIDYFECQLELQQDLLKSYNNVERIIAEYNKPDSAHPDYYCKWESLPYAEATWEDGALIVKKWPKEIKEFRDREDSKRTPSKHCKVLKSRPKFHQLKGQPEYMGQGRDLTLRDYQMDGLNWMIHSWCKENSVILADEMGLGKTIQTICFLYYLFHTHQLHGPFLLVVPLSTMTSWQREMSQWAPDMNFVTYLGDVTSRNVIREYEWCYSSKRLKFNAILTTYEIVLKDKAFLGALNWAVLLVDEAHRLKNDDSLLYKALAEFHTNHRLLITGTPLQNSLKELWALLHFIMPTKFNSWEEFEKEHDNAAQKGYSKLHKQLEPFILRRVKKDVEKSLPAKVEQILRVEMTSLQKQYYKWILTKNYNALRKGVKGSTMTFLNIVIELKKCCNHAFLTKPTDCERRDTTEDYLQQIIRGSGKLVLLDKLLVRLRETGHRVLIFSQMVRMLDILGEYLQKRHFPFQRLDGSIKGELRKQALDHFNADGSPDFCFLLSTRAGGLGINLATADTVIIFDSDWNPQNDLQAQARAHRIGQKNQVNIYRLVTKNSVEEEIVERAKQKMVLDHLVIQRMDTTGRTVLDKKSAGTNNNPFNKEDLNAILKFGAEDLFKDEEDGDEEPTCDIDEILRRAETRDEGPSTVGDELLSAFKVASFAAFEEESEPINQPNDNDDESKDWAEIIPENFRKKVEEEEKSKEMEDLYLPPRSRKTLQQINQSGEGRAKKRKKASPDDSDEVDESGSEAEGSDDERPKKRGRPRVTPRENIKSFTDAEIRRFVKSYKKFPAPLKRLDDIAADAELQEKPMSELRFLGDLLRSRCEACLSEFESTAKENKGDEEGKGPGRKRGRGPTFKIGGVMVNAKSFSTAVKELEPLEQALPTESEQRANWHLDIKLKPANFDCDWNSEDDARLLRGIYQHGMGSWEAIKMDNTLKLGDKILPNSKLQLKKINARAEYLLKVLKKQIDTKLGVPKVRKPRKPKEVKTAITKEIIEENDSSGDESGKTKTKVEKLPIKKEEEVVVKKEIKEEVEDVPEEKKKEKKTKKEKKENKKAKKAKQAAGPMHFTANNEPRALDVLGDLDPSIFNECKEKMRPVKKALKALDRPDQSLSEVEQVAHTRQCLVQIGNQINTCLEEYRDPEQIKEWRSNLWYFVSKFTEFDAKKLYKLYKHATKKGGDSNTSATSSPEKKEESSNAKKHTDKTHEKHIDKQQIETSKDSRLQKRRVDDMEENSNSGTPNKKHFSALSAVSSISNTSAVTIGAITITPITSTPNSTSSTTNSVDTPRHKEKESKHKDVKRDRERDRERDRAHTDRSMDRMSGGKDERIRRDSGGYSISGHYSGSRDDDHWLSRDGRDIRDGRFGDHKRDRFDSYGRMSSGYHRDRERERDRGMHMNDKRRYPSGPPSYGYGPGGYGGGGGGGYPPSDIPPSHFRGRGYPGEGYPSDWRPNKDYRRDYDRRPPPPNANS; encoded by the exons ATGCAGGTGAGTGGTCGG TCTGAGTCTGGTAAGGAATCAGGATCTGATTCTGAAAATGAAAGTAAGAGCGATAGCTCTTCTTCGGGAAGCAATACAGGATCTGGTTCAGGGTCGGAAAG TGACTCTAGCTCGTCGAGTGGTTCCGGGTCTGGATCAGGTTCTGATTCTGACAAATCAGAGAAGTCGGATGCACCTGCACAAAGTGATAGCTTCCAGAACAAAAGTTCAAATCACAGCACAGACACAAAAGTTAGGCTTAAGAATGAGTCTAGTCGCGAATGGGATGAGAATCCCGACATATATGGCATCAGGAGATCCGGGCGTTCTAGGAAAGAGCCCGAAAGGCTTGCGACACAGCGTGAAAGTGATAGCGATAGTCgcaagaaatttaagaaaaaaag TTCACACAACTCGTGGAACTCTGAAAGTTCGGATTCTGAATCCGATGATATTGAAAGCAGGAGACCGCCACCTAGTAAATCACTAAATAGACGTGCAGCACAGAAGGCGAAGGAAAAAGCCAGGACAAGAAAGAAACAGATTTCAGAATCATCTGAAAATTCCTCTTTCGACAGTGATGACAACAGAAG GCAAGTTACTAGAAGAACAGGCACAGCCGTTAGTTATAAAGAGGAGAGCGAAGAAAGAACTGACAGCGAAGATCTGGTGGAAGTTGACGAAGGTAGTACTGCGACCGCAGAACCCGATAATGCGGAAACAATTGAACGAATTTTGGCACAAAGGGTTGGTAAAAAAGGAG TTACGGGGAATGTTACAACGATATATGCCGTCGAAGAAAATGGAGACCTCAACCCAGAAGATTTATCTAATGAAgaagttgaaattcagtattcGATTAAATGGAAAGGATGGTCTCACATACATAATACGTGGGAGTCGGAGGAATCTTTGAAAGCACAAAAAGTAAAAGGATTGAAGAAATTAGATAATTTTATTAAGCGAGAACGAGAGATTCAGCAGTGGAGGGATTACGCTGGCCCTGAGGATATAGACTACTTTGAGTGTCAATTAGAACTGCAGCAGGATCTTCTGAAAAGCTATAATAATGTCGAACGAATCATCGCTGAGTATAATAAGCCTGACTCGGCTCATCCAGATTACTATTGTAAGTGGGAAAGTTTACCGTATGCTGAAGCTACTTGGGAAGATGGAGCATTAATTGTCAAGAAGTGGccaaaagaaataaaagaatttcGCGACAGAGAAGATTCGAAAAGAACGCCTAGTAAACATTGCAAAGTTCTTAAATCGAGACCCAAGTTTCATCAATTAAAAGGTCAACCAGAGTATATGGGGCAGGGACGAGATCTCACCCTTAGAGACTACCAAATGGATGGTTTGAATTGGATGATCCATTCTTGGTGCAAAGAAAATAG CGTTATTTTAGCCGATGAAATGGGTCTTGGTAAAACAATACAGACCATATGCTTCCTTTATTACTTGTTCCATACGCACCAGCTCCACGGGCCATTTTTATTAGTAGTTCCTCTTTCAACAATGACTTCCTGGCAAAGAGAAATGTCACAGTGGGCACCAGACATGAATTTCGTCACGTATTTGGGTGATGTTACTTCCCGTAATGTT ATTAGAGAGTATGAATGGTGTTATAGTTCAAAGAGATTAAAGTTTAATGCCATACTAACGACGTATGAAATAGTACTTAAAGATAAAGCATTTCTGGGTGCCTTAAATTGGGCCGTGTTGTTAGTAGACGAAGCGCACCGATTGAAGAACGACGATTCCCTTTTATACAAAGCGCTCGCCGAATTTCATACAAATCACCGCCTTCTAATAACTGGTACTCCATTACAAAACAGCTTAAAAGAATTATGGGCCTTACTACACTTCATAATGCCTACTAA ATTTAATTCGTGGGAAGAATTCGAGAAGGAGCACGATAACGCGGCTCAAAAGGGATATTCAAAGTTGCACAAACAGCTGGAACCCTTTATCTTACGGCGCGTCAAAAAGGATGTGGAAAAGTCATTGCCCGCTAAGGTTGAACAGATCCTGCGAGTAGAAATGACATCTTTGCAAAAGCAGTACTACAAATGGATATTGACTAAGAATTACAATGCATTACGGAAAGGCGTTAAAGGTTCGACTATGACGTTCCTAAACATTGTTATCGAGTTAAAGAAGTGTTGCAATCACGCCTTCCTCACGAAACCCACTGACTGCGAAAGAAGGGACACCACCGAGGACTATTTGCAACAAATAATTCGCGGCTCTGGCAAATTGGTgcttctcgataaattgttGGTGAGATTGCGTGAAACCGGTCATAGGGTACTAATATTCAGCCAAATGGTCAGAATGTTGGACATTCTCGGTGAATATCTGCAAAAGAGACATTTTCCATTCCAAAGATTAGACGGGAGCATAAAAGGGGAATTACGAAAGCAGGCGTTGGATCATTTTAATGCAGATGGATCGCcagatttttgttttttattatcaaCAAGGGCAGGTGGCCTTGGTATTAATCTGGCCACTGCCGACACAGTTATTATTTTTGACTCGGACTGGAATCCGCAAAACGATTTGCAGGCGCAAGCTAGAGCGCATCGTATTGGGCAAAAGAACCAG GTAAACATTTACCGATTGGTGACGAAAAATTCAGTGGAGGAGGAAATAGTGGAGAGGGCGAAACAGAAAATGGTTCTCGACCATCTTGTAATCCAACGGATGGATACAACTGGTCGAACAGTATTAGACAAGAAAAGTGCAGGGACCAATAATAACCCATTCAATAAAGAGGATCTGAACGCTATTTTAAAATTCGGTGCTGAAGATTTATTTAAGGACGAAGAAGACGGAGACGAGGAGCCAACT TGCGACATTGACGAGATTTTGAGGAGAGCGGAAACGAGAGACGAAGGACCTTCAACAGTGGGAGATGAATTGTTGTCGGCATTTAAAGTAGCTAGTTTCGCTGCCTTCGAGGAAGAATCTGAGCCTATCAATCAACCAAACGACAATGACGACGAAAGTAAAGATTGG GCGGAAATTATCCCagaaaatttcaggaaaaaggtcgaggaggaagaaaagtcgaaagagatggaagacCTGTACTTGCCGCCGAGAAGTCGAAAGACGTTGCAGCAGATTAATCAAAGTGGGGAAG GAAGGGCTAAGAAAAGAAAGAAGGCGTCTCCTGACGATAGCGACGAAGTCGATGAATCTGGAAGCGAAGCTGAAGGGAGCGATGATGAGCGTCCTAAGAAGAGAGGTAGACCGAGGGTGACACCGCGAGAAAATATAAAGAGCTTTACTGATGCAGAA ATACGAAGATTTGTTAAAAGCTATAAGAAATTCCCTGCGCCATTGAAACGGCTGGACGATATCGCGGCGGATGCCGAGTTGCAGGAGAAGCCGATGTCGGAATTACGTTTCTTAGGAGATCTGTTGAGGAGTCGATGCGAAGCTTGTCTGTCTGAGTTCGAGAGTACCGCGAAGGAAAATAAGGGCGACGAAGAGGGCAAGGGCCCTGGTCGTAAAAGAGGCCGAGGTCCTACATTTAAAATCGGTGGTGTTATGGTTAATGCGAAATCTTTCTCCACTGCTGTAAAGGAGCTTGAACCCTTAGAACAAGCTTTGCCAACGGAATCTGAGCAACGGGCCAATTGGCATCTCGACATCAA ATTAAAACCCGCGAACTTTGATTGCGACTGGAACTCCGAGGATGATGCTAGATTATTAAGGGGCATATATCAGCATGGTATGGGCTCATGGGAAGCAATAAAAATGGATAACACTTTAAAGCTTGGTGACAAAATTCTCCCAAATAGTAAGCTCCAATTAAAGAAGATAAACGCTCGCGCCGAATACCTCTTAAAAGTACTGAAGAAACAAATCGATACCAAACTAGGAGTG CCGAAAGTAAGAAAACCAAGGAAACCAAAGGAAGTAAAGACTGCGATTACGAAAGAAATTATAGAGGAAAACGATAGTTCGGGAGACGAAAGTGGTAAAACAAAGACCAAAGTTGAGAAG CTTCCTATAAAGAAAGAAGAGGAGGTTGTTGTGAAGAAGGAAATTAAAGAAGAAGTTGAAGATGTGCccgaagagaagaagaaggagaagaaaactaaaaaggagaaaaaggagaataaaaaGGCTAAAAAGGCCAAACAAGCTGCCGGTCCCATGCATTTCACTGCTAACAATGAACCGAGAGCTCTAGACGTTCTCGGAGATCTCGATCCTTCTATATTTAACGAG TGTAAAGAAAAAATGAGACCAGTAAAGAAGGCGCTCAAAGCTTTAGATAGGCCTGATCAATCTTTGAGCGAGGTAGAGCAAGTCGCCCATACAAGACAGTGTCTTGTTCAAATTGGAAATCAAATTAACACTTGCCTCGAAGAGTACAGGGACCCCGAACAAATAAAAGAATGGAGGAGCAATTTATGGTATTTCGTGTCTAAATTCACAGAGTTCGACGCGAAGAAGCTTTACAAGCTGTACAAGCATGCCACGAAAAAGGGAGGCGACAGCAACACAAGTGCCACGTCGAGTCcagaaaagaaggaggaatcgagtAACGCCAAG aagCATACAGATAAAACTCACGAGAAACATATCGATAAACAACAAATAGAGACTAGTAAAGATAGTAGGTTACAAAAACGTAGGGTGGATGACATGGAAGAGAATTCTAATAGCGGCACACCAAATAAAAAGCATTTCTCGGCACTATCTGCTGTGAGCAGTATCAGTAATACGTCCGCAGTTACTATCGGTGCTATTACAATTACTCCTATCACGTCGACACCAAATTCTACGTCGAGTACCACTAACAGCGTGGATACGCCGCGGCACAAAGAGAAGGAGTCGAAACACAAAGATGTAAAAAGGGACAGGGAGCGTGAcagggagagagacagagcgCACACTGATAGGAGTATGGACAGGATGAGCGGTGGGAAAGATGAGAGGATAAGAAGAGACAGCGGCGGTTACAGCATAAGTGGACATTATAGTGGCAGCAGAGACGACGACCATTGGTTGTCCCGTGATGGAAGAGACATTCGGGATGGAAG ATTCGGAGACCACAAACGTGATCGTTTCGATTCTTACGGGCGTATGTCCAGTGGCTACCACCGAGATAGAGAAAGAGAACGCGATCGCGGCATGCACATGAACGATAAAAGAAG ATATCCATCGGGACCACCGAGTTACGGGTACGGTCCAGGCGGTTACGGGggcggtggcggcggtggtTATCCTCCGTCCGATATCCCGCCGAGTCATTTTAGAGGTCGGGGCTATCCAGGGGAGGGTTACCCCAGCGACTGGCGGCCGAACAAAGATTATAGGCGAGATTATGATAGAAGACCTCCTCCGCCAAATGCTAATTCCTAG